In Candidatus Methylacidiphilales bacterium, one DNA window encodes the following:
- a CDS encoding GAF domain-containing protein, whose product MTDDFLRHGQALLEPQELLQRILKFAVKKTGASSGSLCLLNPNTGSLDIEAAAGLSARARRTKLRIGEGITGWVASRGLPLRIHDVTTDRRYVQIDPRIRAELAVPLLLRGQVIGILNLDSTTPGAFGEEEEKSLVAFAKHASESIRLSWEINQLRLRSEQLETLVDMGQTIISQDQLDIVLQRIVKESCRLMNAKLCSLMLLDENGKTLALKAWYGASKAYINKPNLPVAESLVGVVVNRLKPLTVLNVIDNQRYLNTELARREGLVSLLSVPLTFESRALGVLSVYTRETHRFSNEEIRLLSAMAGMSAVAIAKARLLEKVVRMEDELRNAERLSALGWLAAEIAHEIRNPLTVVQMLFHSMMQDVQGSETTHRDAALIETKMKQMNRILDQVLTFARSSEPELEPLHAPSLLRDVLLLTRHKLAEQKIDFRLEVDDEELRINGDRAQLEQAILNLVLNACQAMAQGGQLILSVRNQTKGGAHEVIIGIKDNGMGISRERQEELFQPFLSHKKGGTGLGLALVEKTVKSHGGHITVKSRKGSGTLFQLHFPALTDE is encoded by the coding sequence ATGACCGACGACTTCCTGCGCCACGGACAGGCCCTGCTCGAACCCCAGGAGCTCCTCCAGCGCATCCTCAAATTCGCGGTCAAGAAAACCGGCGCCAGCAGCGGCTCCCTCTGCCTCCTCAACCCCAACACCGGTTCGCTCGACATTGAAGCCGCGGCCGGTCTCAGCGCACGCGCACGCCGGACCAAACTGCGCATCGGCGAGGGCATCACCGGTTGGGTGGCCAGCCGGGGACTGCCTCTCCGCATCCACGATGTCACCACCGACCGCCGTTACGTCCAGATCGACCCCCGCATCCGTGCCGAACTGGCCGTTCCCCTCCTCCTGCGCGGCCAGGTCATCGGCATCCTCAACTTGGACAGCACCACTCCGGGGGCCTTCGGTGAGGAAGAGGAGAAATCCCTCGTCGCTTTTGCCAAACACGCCTCCGAAAGCATCCGCCTCTCCTGGGAAATCAACCAACTGCGCCTCCGCAGTGAGCAACTCGAAACCCTGGTTGATATGGGACAGACCATCATCTCCCAGGACCAGCTCGATATTGTTCTCCAGCGCATCGTCAAGGAATCGTGCCGCCTGATGAATGCCAAGCTCTGTTCGCTCATGCTCCTGGATGAAAACGGTAAAACCCTCGCCCTCAAGGCTTGGTATGGCGCCTCCAAGGCCTACATCAACAAACCCAATCTCCCGGTGGCCGAATCCCTCGTCGGCGTCGTCGTCAACCGCCTCAAACCCCTCACCGTCCTCAACGTCATCGACAATCAACGCTACCTCAACACCGAACTCGCCCGCCGCGAGGGCCTCGTCTCCCTTCTTTCCGTCCCACTCACCTTCGAAAGCCGCGCCCTGGGTGTCCTCTCTGTTTACACCCGCGAGACCCACCGCTTTTCCAACGAGGAGATCCGTCTCCTCTCGGCCATGGCCGGCATGTCCGCCGTCGCCATCGCCAAGGCGCGCCTCCTGGAAAAAGTGGTCCGCATGGAAGATGAACTGCGCAACGCCGAGCGCCTCTCCGCCCTCGGCTGGCTCGCCGCCGAGATTGCCCATGAAATCCGCAACCCCCTGACCGTCGTGCAGATGCTCTTCCATTCCATGATGCAGGACGTCCAGGGCAGCGAAACCACCCACCGCGACGCCGCCCTCATCGAAACCAAGATGAAGCAGATGAACCGCATCCTCGACCAGGTGCTCACCTTCGCCCGCTCCTCCGAGCCCGAGCTCGAGCCCCTCCACGCACCCAGCCTTCTCCGCGATGTCCTCCTCCTCACACGGCACAAACTCGCAGAGCAGAAAATCGACTTCCGCCTGGAGGTTGACGACGAGGAGCTGCGCATCAACGGCGACCGGGCCCAATTGGAGCAGGCCATCCTCAATCTCGTCCTCAACGCCTGCCAGGCCATGGCCCAGGGCGGCCAGCTCATCCTCTCCGTGCGCAACCAGACCAAGGGCGGGGCGCATGAGGTCATCATTGGCATCAAGGACAACGGCATGGGAATTTCTCGCGAACGCCAGGAAGAACTCTTCCAACCTTTCCTTAGCCACAAAAAGGGGGGAACCGGCCTCGGATTGGCCCTGGTCGAGAAGACGGTCAAAAGTCACGGCGGCCACATCACGGTCAAATCCCGCAAGGGCTCCGGAACCCTCTTCCAGCTCCACTTTCCGGCCCTCACGGACGAATAG
- a CDS encoding DUF485 domain-containing protein — protein MADKRTREPIDIHSESFLHELMRRQLKLSTGCALAFVLILFGLPLLNYFLPDFMATSIFGFTMTWLFLGVLVFPLVWIISAVFIRRSIALEEDEVREVEASRRGEQV, from the coding sequence ATGGCCGACAAGCGAACGCGGGAACCCATCGATATCCACAGTGAATCTTTTCTGCACGAGTTGATGCGGCGCCAGCTGAAATTGTCGACCGGTTGTGCCCTTGCCTTTGTCCTCATCCTGTTCGGCCTGCCCCTGTTGAATTATTTCCTGCCCGACTTCATGGCGACCTCGATATTCGGTTTCACCATGACCTGGTTGTTCCTGGGCGTTCTGGTCTTTCCCTTGGTATGGATCATTTCCGCGGTTTTTATCCGGCGTTCCATCGCGCTGGAGGAGGACGAGGTGCGGGAAGTTGAAGCGTCCCGGCGTGGAGAACAGGTATGA
- a CDS encoding C4-type zinc ribbon domain-containing protein — translation MSGPLDALLILQDRDTRLRRIVQELKAIPAEEKTIADRLAAQSRHHEELKLKARQIESQRKDLENQAGSLRDKINKYGQQQLQTKKNEEYQALGHEIDRAKADIAALEDRQLECMEAFEAAQKDVATEGAKVREFEAAAQARRADLTTKKALLEKQQADLEAELKTLEAGPNPADLTRYRRILSSKGDIAIVPVEHGNKCGGCHMSLTHQSVLNAKGNTGLVPCENCGRLLYWKSEFI, via the coding sequence ATGTCCGGCCCCCTCGACGCCCTTCTCATCCTCCAAGACCGCGACACCCGCCTCCGCCGCATCGTCCAGGAATTGAAGGCCATTCCGGCTGAAGAAAAGACCATTGCCGACCGCCTGGCGGCGCAAAGCCGGCACCACGAGGAACTCAAACTCAAGGCGCGCCAGATCGAGAGCCAGCGCAAAGACCTGGAAAACCAGGCCGGTTCCCTCCGGGATAAAATCAACAAATACGGCCAACAGCAACTCCAGACCAAAAAGAACGAGGAATACCAGGCCCTCGGCCATGAGATCGACCGAGCCAAGGCCGACATCGCTGCCCTCGAGGACCGTCAATTGGAATGCATGGAAGCCTTCGAGGCCGCCCAGAAGGATGTCGCCACCGAGGGGGCCAAGGTCCGGGAATTTGAAGCCGCCGCCCAGGCCCGCCGGGCCGATCTGACCACCAAGAAGGCCCTTTTGGAAAAGCAGCAGGCCGATCTGGAAGCCGAGCTCAAGACCCTGGAAGCCGGCCCCAACCCGGCCGACCTGACCCGCTACCGTCGTATCCTGTCGAGCAAGGGGGATATCGCCATTGTTCCGGTGGAGCACGGCAACAAGTGCGGCGGCTGCCACATGTCCCTAACCCACCAGAGCGTTCTCAACGCCAAAGGCAACACCGGCTTGGTCCCCTGCGAAAACTGCGGCCGCCTCCTCTACTGGAAGTCCGAATTCATCTGA
- the glnD gene encoding [protein-PII] uridylyltransferase has product MIPVEWSAYGRYLPQSMSAHLERVLTHASRKLEGLSHKSNRDQLDLYRNFLRLEQARLRMAHRAGEGGIECTTRRADLFNVILKHMFNGALESGQRSHDIKPSEARIALVAVGGYGRGQLSPHSDIDILFLYEKFRPDSPHHRFVNDVVEQVLYLLWDSGIKVGHASRTLEEVIDQGRQDFMTLTALLESRLLDGPDDLFTEFQRRFHRLCIQGRETAYLEWRLKDQTARHEKFGNTVFVQEPQVKNGCGGLRDYHNLIWSAHIARGFKTTLELQQAGLLTLSERKAIDQAYDFLLRIRTELHYQQDRAGDILTLRLQGGVANAFKYPQRHVIPRTEALMREYYTHSSAIYHTCQLLFRRLIGKPAQPRGLFQKLLPGSAARSEKIHGFTLNAHNELEAPPASFFSEEPARMVQAYQIIQQRNAIFSPELESLIRHKAHLITRKTLWDPAIREMLLSLASPKGRVGRIFRAMHQTGILGRLIPEFAPLTFLVQHEFFHRYTADEHTLVCLEQLDRVLDDNSSHFPAYRPLFERCTEPAILYLALVLHDTGKADHSRDHSNVSSQLASRFARRMRIGGRRRQLLIFLVDHHMTLTEFALRRNLDEPSTIRDFARIVQDEERLDLLMLLSLADGMGTGTDNSWTDWKEGLVWHLYTRTRYMLAGEEEFLRHTEKNRAELETRLRKTVPKAIDDAEFTAHIRSLPERYLTFRNEALIASHIELVHQFLFAQLNNESVADALKPVIGWRDLPSTGHSEVTVVTWDRHHLFAKIAGAFALAELNILSADIWTRSDHIVIDTFRVCTEKFEAATHAHDRKVFTEALTRALQDGDYNIGTEINRAHSFSRRPDHLAGMVEPMVGFDSDSTPGTTVMHLRAADYLGLLYDVSACLAGLGLSITNARITTEMGAAMDTFYLTTSDGTPVTDRSEFRRFQRAVIAAMEAHLPG; this is encoded by the coding sequence ATGATCCCGGTTGAATGGTCCGCCTATGGGCGTTATCTTCCCCAATCGATGTCCGCCCACTTGGAACGCGTCCTCACGCACGCTTCACGCAAGCTGGAAGGCCTGTCCCACAAGAGCAACCGCGACCAACTCGATCTCTACCGCAACTTCCTCCGGCTGGAACAGGCACGTCTGCGCATGGCCCACCGCGCAGGCGAGGGCGGAATCGAGTGCACCACACGGCGCGCCGACCTCTTCAATGTCATCCTGAAGCACATGTTCAACGGGGCCCTGGAATCCGGCCAGCGCTCCCATGACATCAAACCCAGCGAGGCCCGCATCGCCTTGGTCGCCGTGGGTGGCTACGGCCGCGGCCAGCTCTCTCCCCACAGTGATATTGATATCCTCTTCCTCTACGAAAAATTCCGCCCCGACAGCCCCCATCACCGATTCGTCAACGACGTCGTCGAGCAGGTTCTCTACCTGCTCTGGGACTCCGGCATCAAGGTCGGCCATGCCTCGCGCACCTTGGAAGAGGTCATTGACCAGGGACGCCAGGATTTCATGACCCTGACCGCCCTGCTTGAATCCCGCCTCCTGGACGGACCGGATGACCTCTTCACCGAATTCCAGCGCCGGTTCCACCGCTTGTGCATCCAGGGCCGCGAAACCGCCTACCTCGAATGGCGGCTCAAGGACCAGACCGCGCGCCATGAAAAATTTGGCAACACGGTATTCGTCCAGGAACCCCAGGTTAAAAATGGCTGTGGAGGCCTGCGCGACTACCACAACCTCATCTGGTCGGCCCACATCGCCCGCGGCTTCAAAACCACCCTTGAACTCCAACAGGCCGGTCTCCTCACGCTCTCCGAACGCAAAGCCATCGACCAGGCCTACGATTTCCTCCTCCGCATCCGCACCGAATTGCATTACCAGCAGGACCGGGCCGGCGACATCCTGACCCTTCGGCTCCAGGGCGGTGTCGCCAATGCCTTCAAATACCCCCAGCGCCACGTCATACCCCGCACCGAAGCCCTCATGCGGGAGTATTACACCCACAGCAGTGCCATCTACCACACCTGCCAGCTCCTTTTCCGCCGCCTCATCGGCAAACCCGCCCAACCGCGTGGCCTCTTCCAAAAACTCCTCCCCGGCAGCGCCGCCCGATCTGAAAAAATCCACGGCTTCACGCTCAACGCCCACAACGAGCTGGAAGCCCCCCCCGCCTCATTCTTCAGCGAGGAACCGGCCCGCATGGTCCAGGCCTATCAAATCATCCAACAGCGCAACGCCATATTCTCCCCCGAACTCGAATCCCTGATCCGCCACAAGGCCCACCTCATCACGCGCAAAACCCTCTGGGACCCCGCCATCCGCGAGATGCTCCTCAGCCTCGCCTCGCCCAAGGGCCGCGTCGGCCGCATCTTCCGCGCCATGCACCAAACCGGCATCCTCGGACGCCTCATCCCGGAGTTCGCCCCCCTCACCTTCCTGGTCCAGCACGAGTTCTTCCACCGCTACACCGCCGACGAACACACCCTCGTCTGCCTCGAACAACTCGACCGTGTCCTCGATGACAACTCCTCCCATTTCCCCGCCTACCGTCCGCTCTTCGAACGCTGCACCGAACCCGCCATCCTTTATCTCGCCCTCGTCCTCCATGATACCGGCAAAGCCGACCACAGCCGCGACCACAGCAACGTCAGCTCCCAGCTCGCCTCCCGCTTCGCCCGCCGCATGCGCATCGGCGGACGCCGCCGCCAACTCCTCATCTTCCTCGTCGACCACCACATGACCCTCACCGAGTTCGCCCTCCGCCGGAACCTCGACGAACCATCCACCATCCGTGACTTCGCCCGCATCGTTCAAGATGAGGAACGCCTCGACCTCCTCATGCTCCTCAGCCTGGCCGACGGCATGGGCACCGGCACCGACAACAGTTGGACCGACTGGAAGGAGGGGCTTGTCTGGCACCTATACACCCGCACCCGCTACATGCTCGCCGGTGAGGAGGAATTCCTCCGCCACACCGAGAAGAACCGCGCCGAACTCGAGACGCGGCTGCGCAAGACCGTCCCGAAGGCCATCGACGATGCCGAGTTCACCGCCCACATCCGCTCCCTGCCCGAACGTTACCTGACCTTCCGCAATGAGGCCCTCATCGCCAGCCACATCGAGCTGGTCCACCAGTTCCTCTTCGCCCAGCTCAACAATGAGTCGGTGGCCGACGCCCTCAAGCCGGTCATCGGTTGGCGCGACCTGCCCAGCACCGGTCACAGCGAGGTCACCGTCGTCACTTGGGACCGCCACCATCTCTTCGCCAAAATCGCCGGCGCCTTCGCCCTGGCTGAATTGAACATCCTCAGTGCCGATATCTGGACCCGCTCCGACCACATCGTCATCGACACTTTCCGCGTTTGCACCGAAAAATTCGAAGCGGCCACCCACGCCCATGACCGCAAGGTTTTCACCGAAGCCCTCACCCGTGCCCTTCAGGACGGTGATTACAACATCGGCACCGAGATCAACCGCGCCCACTCCTTCTCCCGTCGTCCGGACCACCTCGCCGGCATGGTCGAACCCATGGTCGGCTTCGATTCCGACTCCACTCCCGGAACCACGGTCATGCACCTCCGTGCCGCCGACTACCTCGGCCTGCTCTATGACGTCTCCGCCTGCCTGGCCGGCTTGGGCCTCTCCATCACCAATGCCCGCATCACCACGGAAATGGGGGCGGCCATGGACACTTTTTACCTCACCACGTCCGATGGCACACCGGTCACCGACCGCTCCGAATTCCGCCGCTTCCAGCGTGCCGTCATCGCCGCCATGGAGGCCCACCTGCCCGGCTAG
- a CDS encoding cation acetate symporter: protein MNEILAILRATDPWILAFSFVTVAATVGMGFWSAGKSKTASDFFVAGRSVSVGWNASAISGEYLSAASFMGVAAMVMSRGYDALWYPVCYACGYLFLLLFIAGPLRRFGAYTIPDFAEGRYDSPLFRKIAILFVLFIGFFYTMPQMKGAGTTLAYIFPGLPYGAGVVVVAGIITLNVALGGMKGITLVQAFQYWAKMFAISLPVFVLMAVYGFYNVQVGANTSQPSAAAAEIVVLRDELPPKAPKDEAWVSPFGPLTTRAAAAAGLTVEEQKPYSLLYTYSLIVALVCGTAGLPHILVRFYTNPDGVAAKRTTMWVMILIGIFYVFPPVLGAMGRNFLPELYQSTGVAGPDGVVLKIPLLLNEKYPPLGSILSGITCAGAFAAFMSTFSGLLVSMTGALAHDVYGRILRPSSSPAQRMVAFKICAVLIGVVSMVLGMQVEQLEINFMVGQAFAIAASSYFPLLFLSAWWRGMTMKGAATGMLAGGLLAVLAISLTSFNDVMKWIDLVDFWKAHPLARILCEQPAIWATPLAMALMVGVSKWTAKEVPSDIRMKMLVLHAPEKLGLKQEYIQEHAGH, encoded by the coding sequence ATGAACGAGATCCTTGCCATCCTCCGCGCGACCGACCCTTGGATTCTGGCCTTTTCCTTTGTGACGGTGGCGGCCACTGTCGGAATGGGATTCTGGTCGGCGGGCAAGTCGAAGACCGCCAGTGATTTCTTTGTCGCCGGACGTTCGGTCTCGGTGGGATGGAACGCCTCCGCCATATCCGGGGAATACCTTTCCGCGGCGTCCTTCATGGGGGTGGCGGCCATGGTGATGAGCCGTGGTTACGATGCGTTGTGGTATCCGGTTTGTTATGCCTGCGGTTATCTATTTCTCCTGTTATTCATCGCCGGTCCGCTGCGCCGCTTCGGTGCCTACACCATTCCGGACTTTGCCGAGGGGCGTTATGATTCGCCGCTCTTCCGCAAGATCGCCATCCTCTTTGTCCTGTTCATCGGTTTCTTTTACACCATGCCCCAGATGAAGGGGGCGGGCACCACGCTGGCCTACATTTTCCCCGGTCTGCCCTACGGGGCCGGGGTGGTCGTCGTGGCCGGGATCATCACCCTGAACGTCGCACTGGGCGGGATGAAGGGTATCACCCTGGTACAGGCCTTCCAATACTGGGCCAAGATGTTTGCCATCTCCCTGCCCGTTTTCGTGCTGATGGCGGTCTACGGTTTCTACAACGTCCAAGTGGGGGCGAACACGTCTCAGCCCTCGGCCGCCGCGGCGGAGATCGTGGTGCTGCGCGATGAGCTGCCACCCAAAGCCCCGAAGGACGAGGCCTGGGTGTCGCCATTCGGCCCCCTGACCACCCGGGCGGCGGCGGCGGCCGGATTGACCGTGGAAGAACAAAAGCCTTACTCTCTGCTCTACACCTACTCCCTCATCGTGGCCCTGGTCTGCGGCACCGCCGGGTTGCCCCACATCCTGGTGCGTTTTTACACCAATCCCGACGGGGTGGCGGCGAAGAGGACCACAATGTGGGTCATGATTCTGATCGGGATTTTCTATGTGTTTCCGCCGGTGTTGGGGGCGATGGGACGCAATTTCCTGCCCGAACTCTACCAGAGCACGGGGGTGGCCGGCCCGGACGGGGTGGTCCTGAAGATCCCTCTTCTCCTGAACGAGAAGTATCCGCCCCTTGGTTCCATCCTCAGCGGGATCACCTGCGCGGGTGCTTTTGCCGCCTTCATGAGCACGTTCAGTGGCTTGTTGGTTTCCATGACCGGGGCATTGGCGCACGATGTCTACGGGCGCATCCTGCGCCCTTCCTCCTCCCCGGCCCAGCGCATGGTCGCCTTCAAAATCTGCGCCGTGCTCATTGGCGTGGTCTCGATGGTGCTGGGGATGCAGGTGGAACAACTGGAGATCAACTTCATGGTCGGCCAGGCTTTCGCCATCGCCGCCTCCAGCTATTTCCCGCTCCTGTTCCTGAGCGCATGGTGGCGGGGGATGACGATGAAGGGCGCCGCCACGGGCATGCTGGCGGGCGGTCTTTTGGCCGTGCTGGCGATCTCCCTGACCAGCTTCAACGATGTGATGAAATGGATCGACCTGGTCGATTTCTGGAAAGCACACCCGCTGGCACGCATCCTCTGCGAGCAACCGGCCATCTGGGCCACGCCTTTGGCGATGGCACTGATGGTAGGGGTTTCAAAATGGACCGCGAAGGAAGTTCCGTCCGACATCCGCATGAAGATGTTGGTTCTTCATGCCCCGGAGAAGCTTGGGTTGAAGCAGGAATACATCCAAGAACATGCCGGGCACTAG